The Treponema primitia ZAS-1 genome contains the following window.
ACCGGGGCCCCTGCTTATTGGTCTGATCCAGAATATGGACCTGTATGCTCCGGGACTCGGGATCCACGGTCCAGTATTCCCTCACCCCCGCTTTGAGGTATTTGTTAAACTTATACACCAGATCATGCTGGGTGTTGGTGGGGGACAGGATTTCGATTATCAGATCCGGTGCGCCGTTACAGCCCCGTTTATCCAGTTTGGAAAGGTCGCAAATTACGGTAATATCCGGCTCTACCACCGTGTCATCGCTCAGATCATCTTTGGGGAAAAGCCTGACCCCAAAGGGGCCGGCAAAAACTTTAGGAGTCATCCCTGAGACGCTTTGAGTCCCTTTCAGAAAACCCTTTAGCTGATACGCTAATTCGATGGAGATCCCCTGATGATATGTCGCCGGAGGGTCCGCCACATAGAGGGCTCCGTCAATGATTTCCGCCCGGTAACTCTCGTCCCATTGGAGCATATCCGCATAGGTATAGCACGGCTCCGTCTCTTTCATTTCTGCAAGTTCAACCACAAAAATCCCTCCTTCT
Protein-coding sequences here:
- a CDS encoding Uma2 family endonuclease, which encodes MVELAEMKETEPCYTYADMLQWDESYRAEIIDGALYVADPPATYHQGISIELAYQLKGFLKGTQSVSGMTPKVFAGPFGVRLFPKDDLSDDTVVEPDITVICDLSKLDKRGCNGAPDLIIEILSPTNTQHDLVYKFNKYLKAGVREYWTVDPESRSIQVHILDQTNKQGPRYITSLYDLEGPGTVPVSVLPGCIIDIKAVFAE